The following proteins are encoded in a genomic region of Limanda limanda chromosome 22, fLimLim1.1, whole genome shotgun sequence:
- the LOC132996102 gene encoding beta-1,3-galactosyl-O-glycosyl-glycoprotein beta-1,6-N-acetylglucosaminyltransferase-like encodes MRILKQGRFPLLLKLTIALGSLWILFLLTRNKPGCNPSSVLGYSWLDYTDSDDSPEKVCNCSAILQGEREALEQAKLLTITKDFHKSVHIPDEHYMNATEDCSAFKLRRKYLTSPLSQEEEDFPLAYSMVVHHKVQSFERLLRAIYAPQNIYCVHVDKKAKSSVLSAIWAITACFPNIFLVSQPVDVVYAAWPRVQADLNCMADLYNTSTKWKYFINLCGQDFPLKTNLEIVRTLRSLSGGNSLESEEMPGYKVRRVRNAHEIIDGRIQGTGKAKEPPPFNITIMSGNAYFVASRGFIRSVLEDHRVLALMEWFRDTYSPDEFLWATIQRMPGVPGSTWPHSKYDMSDVNAIARLVKWQGQEGSQDSPGAVHPECHGSHVREICVYGAGDLEWMLKQHHLFANKFDIDTDPVAVYCLEKYLRKRALSELQ; translated from the exons ATGAGGATACTGAAACAAGGCAGGTTTCCACTGCTCCTGAAGCTCACCATTGCACTGGGATCACTATGGATCCTCTTCCTACTAACTCGCAATAAACCAGGCTGTAATCCCAGCTCCGTTCTCGGGTACAGCTGGTTGGACTATACAGACTCTGATGACAGCCCAGAGAAAGTCTGCAACTGCTCAGCTATcctgcagggagagagggaggcactGGAGCAGGCCAAATTACTGACCATCACCAAAGACTTCCACAAGAGTGTTCACATCCCTGATGAACATTACATGAATGCAACCGAAGACTGCAG tgcaTTCAAATTAAGAAGAAAATACTTAACATCTCCGTTGAGCCAGGAAGAAGAGGACTTCCCCCTGGCATACTCTATGGTTGTGCATCATAAG GTGCAGAGCTTTGAGCGACTGCTGCGAGCTATCTACGCAcctcaaaatatatattgtgtccATGTGGACAAAAAGGCAAAATCCTCAGTCTTATCTGCCATCTGGGCAATTACTGCCTGCTTCCCGAACATCTTCTTGGTCAGTCAGCCTGTTGATGTGGTCTATGCCGCCTGGCCACGTGTCCAGGCTGACCTTAACTGTATGGCGGATCTCTATAACACCAGCACAAAATGGAAATACTTCATCAACCTTTGTGGCCAAGATTTCCCTCTGAAAACCAACTTGGAGATTGTAAGGACACTGCGTTCACTGAGTGGCGGAAACAGCTTAGAGTCAGAAGAAATGCCTGGATATAAAGTGCGGAGAGTGAGAAATGCACACGAAATAATAGATGGAAGAATCCAG GGGACAGGGAAGGCAAAGGAGCCTCCTCCCTTCAACATCACCATAATGTCTGGAAATGCCTACTTTGTGGCTAGTCGGGGCTTCATCCGCAGTGTGTTGGAGGACCACCGAGTGCTGGCACTGATGGAGTGGTTCAGAGACACCTACAGTCCTGATGAATTTCTCTGGGCAACCATTCAGCGAATGCCCGGAGTTCCTGGCTCAACTTGGCCCCACAGCAAATATGACATGTCAGACGTCAATGCCATCGCTCGCCTGGTGAAGTGGCAGGGGCAGGAGGGGTCGCAGGATTCACCGGGCGCGGTGCACCCAGAGTGTCACGGCAGCCACGTCAGGGAAATATGCGTATATGGTGCCGGGGACTTAGAGTGGATGCTCAAGCAGCATCATCTCTTTGCCAACAAGTTTGACATCGACACAGACCCCGTTGCTGTCTACTGTTTGGAGAAATATCTAAGAAAAAGGGCACTGTCTGAGCTACAATAG